AAGCTCCTCTCATTGCAACTCCCCGCTGTGGACAGATAACTTCCACgatcccaggtggctccaagctctctccaacctggccttggacacttccatggatggagcagccacagcttctctgggcaacctgtgccagggcctcaccacccccacagtaAAGACTTGGGATGGAAATGTCTCCTTCCCAATGCACTTAGTCCTAGAATTTACATTTGATGTCCAAACCTTACTGGATTTCAGCTTTCCATTAAGCTCCTCAGAAGCAAAGGAATGGGGAGAGAAGTGACCTGGATTTCAGAGCACAAAGTGCTTGAGATCCTGTAGTTGTCTGAAGGCTCCTCTGTTGGCCCTGTGATGGAGGGGTTAGGTGAGGATATGGGGCTGTTCAGATCATATCAGACTGGGTTTGTTCCTGGCACTCCTCACTGTGCTCCAGCCCAGATTTTCACCTGGGAAGGGAGCCCTGAAAGTGTGAGGAGCAGCGTGGGACCCGGGCCTCTTGTTGCTGTGCTGGAGTTTAGCACCTCTTGGCTCTGTCCCACCCTTTAGCTGCTGTTCTCCATGTGGCCAGTACTGGAGGCCCTGGTGAATTCAGCTGCCCAGTCTGAGCTCCTGCTCATGAGAGTTGGACTGTGCTGCCCCCAAGTCCTCCAGGCCccagggtgctggcagctccctgcaaaTGGAGTTTCTCTTGCTGCAGCACACTACGGTCTCCCTCATCCCCAATCCAcgaggaggatgaggagaagCTCTCTGAGGACTCTGACTCGCAGGCGGTGCTGAGCGGGGGTGAGCTGGTCCTGAGGGAGACCAGCTCTCCAGAGGTAAGTGTGTGCTCTCCTGGGGGGCTTCTGGAACATGGGAAGTGCCTCCTGAAGGACCATTGTTCGGAGCCAAGAGTCTTGGCTGCTTGGTTTACCCCTAAGGCTCCATGTGGAAGGATGTagccctccctgtgctcctgacACCTCTTTGGGAGTGGGAAACCACTCAGCTGGAGCCATGGCAGAGCTGACCCTCACCAGCATCCTAGGCATGCCCAGCAGTGTTtggggcaggggtgggagctgggcctTAGGTGCATCCAGTGCCCACTGCTGGTAAGAcccctccatcccagcctgtggtgctgcagcactggggtagccccctgctcctgccctggaacAAGCCCTGGCCCCGAGTACAGTTCTCTGGAGAAAGCCAGAGCAGGAGAATGGCACAGCAAAGGGTCCAGCTGCAGGAGTAACCTGTGCTGTCCCTCCTTACAGAGCGTGGCAGGGGAAGAGATGGAGGAGGCCTCATCGGTGCAGCAGGGTAGGTGTGGGTGCAGCCAGACCTTGGCTCGGTGTTCTGTGCTGTTGTGGTGGGACAGGGACAACTGGGGAATGAACAAATGAGCTCAGAAACATCCATCCCCCTAAGTCCATCTCTGAGGCTCTGTTCTTcaccagggaaaggtgccagtGTCTTTTCTTGGAGGCGAGGGAGCAAAATCCACAGGTCTCCCTGGTTTATTTGCCAAGCATCTCGCCTTGCTCTGAGCTTTACTCAGGTTGAGCTTTCCATGCCATGAGCTCTCCTTGCACCAGTCAGGACACCACTGGGGTCCTGGTGAGAGCACATGCACTGTACTGAGCACACAGAACGGGTCTCTGGGTCCTCGGGATGGGTCTCTGGTGCTCAGTCAGCACCCAGAGGGGACAAGGATGGGGTGAGAGAGGAGCGATGGGCACGCCTTGGGCCACGAAGCTGCACGTAAAGAGGTGGCCCTTTGGCGCTGTGACCCGGGCCAATGTGGCAcatcagtggggctgggggggcctCACATGCAGGACCTGGAGCCACCCTGGCCGTGAGCGCCCCggcctgtgctgggggctgaggggccACGCTCTGGCTGGTTCCAGGTAGCCGCCCGCCCTCGGTGGAAGACGTGCTGCAGGACGGCGGCTGCGGCGAGAGCCGGAGCCTGACGCGCTCCGAGAGCGACCCTCCCGTCGACGTCTTCCTGCCAGGTAACGGCCGCGCCGTTGGGGCCGGAGCTGCCCCCGCGGCTCCAGGGCCGGGGGTCTGTGCAGCTgtgtcccacagccctggcatggGTCTGGAATGGGGACTGGAACGCTCCTGCCCGGTGCACGGGCACCCGCTTCCAGTGGGCAGGGTGAGCGGTGGGCAAGGGGGGCTTATACAGAGGTAACTTGGcccccttctctctcctcctccctcacccTCGTGTCTCTgtccttcccctcctttcttctctttgggccacagctgctcccagcacagttCTGTGTGACAAGGGCCTCCTGTGTGCTCCCAAGTGTGCTCCTGCTTTGGGTGAGGGAGGGGAGCGATctgggccagcagctgggggctggggcAGTGTTGTCACGGCAGGGAGGGTCCCAGCGTGCCCGTGGGACACTGTGCTGTCCTCACCTCTGACTGTTGTCATTGCAGCCTGTTTTCTCCCGTAGAGTCGCAGTCTGTTCTGAGTTACCTCTCTAAtgtctccttccctctctgtctgccttcctccctcctgtCTTGGGCAGCACTTGGTCCTGATTCCTGCTCTGTTGGTATAGAGGAGTAAGCTGGTACGTCTTCTCGTTCTTCTTACGCATCCCTGTTGTGTGGGGCAGCAGGGCCCTCCTGCGAGTGCTGGCAGAGAGCGGGGATGGGGCTGGTCCTGGCCATTgggacagggaaggaagggcagcAAACGGCCAGgctgcactgctggctctgccctcgCTCCCTTCCCATTCCTGGcacagcattcctgctgccCCTGAGTGCCAGGCCGGGCAGCAGAAACCCCTCCCCGCTGACTTCTGCTGAGcgtgggctctgctgcctcctgggcaCCGCGAACATGCAGGCCCCGCTGGCTTCTCCCAGGCTGTGGCAGATAATATCCCCCCTCGGTGTCCTGTGTCTCACCCGTGACGCTCAGCCTGCACCTGAGGGGATGAGTGGCTGgctccagccccatctcctGTGGTCAGTGCGGGGTGGAGGGGTGGCTGAGCACCCCGCCAGGGCTCCCGTGACTGCCACTGAACTCCCTGTCCTCACCCAGGCTCGTCCGACTTCACCAAGACGCTCCCCGTGCGCGGCACCGGCAGCCCCACGCAGCCCCTTCTCTTCGAGCAGACCCGTCTGCACCTGGAGGACGAGCAGAGCCTTTCGTGAGCGGGGCCGGAGCCCGCCCGTGCCGCCGGGCCCGCCGGGCTCTCCGGGGACGCAGCGCGGGGTGTCGCACGGACGCGGTCTCGGCACAGCCTGTGCATGTTTCCTGGCGGTGGGTAGGGGCTGGTGTCGTGTTTTTCCGTGGGAGGTGTCTGTGGGGCCGGGGCGGGGTTTTGGGGTCCGAGTCGGCGGATGAAGGACGCTACCGATGTATATTTTGTACTTACCGAGCACAGCCCTTTGCTGTCACTGCCCCTGTACATAGCTGTGGCCCTCCCTGCCTTGCCGGGCCGCGGGGCTCCGCGGGAGCGGGGGAGTGCGGGGGTCGGCCCCGGCCCACGCCGAGGCAGTCACGGGGGGGCCGTGGGGgtcagccccatcccagcccgtTCGGGGTGACCCCCGCGCCCCCCGTTCCCGCAGAGCCCGGCGCTGCCCACGCCGTGTGCCTTGTTCTGCTTCTGCGGGGGGTCCCGGGGCACatccctcccccctccccgtCTATGTTTGTAGTAATAAACCCGTGGAGCAGCCGCGCGAGTCCGTGTGCACCGGGGCAccggggggagcggggggctcgggccgggcgggggcggggccaaGGGACGAGGGCTCGTGCCGGGGCGGAGGGGCGGGGCCAGGGCGGTGGGCGGGGATTGGCGCGGAGGGGCGCGGCGGGAGGGCTCGCTCGTTCCGCCCCGCCTCCTTCCCGGCGTGCTCTTCGGCGCCCCGCCTTCCCCCGCGCTTCGCCGGGATTGGCCGCGcgcgcccccggcccccgcGCGCGGCGCTGCCCTAATAAGGCGAGCGGCGCGCGCAGCCAGCCCGCCCCTCATTGaccgcccgccgcccgccccgcctcTGGCGCGCGCGGCGATTGGCGGGCGCCGCCGAGAGCCCATTGGCCCTGCGGCGCGCGGCGCGCTCCCGTTGGCCGAGGCGGGCGGCGGTCCCGCCCCCGCGGCGTCGTGGGCGCGGCGCGTGCGCGGAGCGGGCGGCGGTGGCGCGAGGCGATGGCGGCCGTGGGGACGATGGCGGCCATGGGCCCGCTGCCCGCCATGGGCACGCTGCCGCCTCTGCCCACTCTCGGCGTGCCCGGCGTGCCCGAGCTGAAGCCGCTCACGCGGTACGAGGCGATGCGGCTCGGCCCGGGCTGGAGCCACTCGTGCCACGCCATGCTGTACGCGCCCAACCCGGGCATGCTGTTCGGCCGCATCCCGCTGCGCTACGCCGTGCTGGTGAGGGGGGGCGAGGCCGCGCCGGgacggggccggggccggggctggggccggggccagggcggcggcgggcgggcccTCGGGCCGGGTCGGGGCGGACCGGGCTGGGTCGGGCCGCGGGCTCCGGGGGCGGCGGGCTGAGGGGCGGTGGCTCCGCGGTAGTTCCCGTTCAGGGCGGTAGTATCAGGCCGGGCCCGAGCCCGGGGGGGAGCCTCCGGGCCCGCGGGCTTGTGCGGCCGGGGCGCAGAGCCCCGACGGCCGGGCCGCTGTCGGTGAACTGTCCTGGATGCGCCGGAGCTGCTAGTGCCGCGACGGAGCGGCCGCGACGCCTCCCGCGCTCCTCCGGCTCCTCCGGAGGCCTCCGTGTCGCCCCCCGCCGGGGGCCGCGCCGTGCCCCATTAACACCCTGCGCCTCTATTGCAGATGCAGATGCGATTTGATGGACTGCTGGGCTTTCCCGGGGGGTTCGTGGATCGCCGTTACTGGTCCCTGGAGGACGGTCTGAATCGGGTGCTGGGCTTGGGTTTAGGCTGTGTGCGCCTGACGGAAGCTGACTATCTGTGCTCGCACCTGACAGAGGGGCCACATCGCGTGGTGGCACACTTCTACGCCAGGCAGCTcaccctggaggagctgcacacCATCGAGATCAGCGCGGTGCATTCCCGAGACCACGGGATGGAGGTGGGACACCCGGGAGGGGTGTGCGAGCTCTCAGTTAGCCCAGGGAAGGCGCCGCTTCCCTCCTGGGTCTGCCGGGCTGCCCTGGCCAGCCCGGCCGGGGAATGCACCGCAGGTAGAGCTGCCGGCGGCAGGTGCCCGCACCGCCCGTGGCATCGGCGTTAGGGACCGCGGCCGGGGTCGTGCCGCAGGCTCCAGAGCATAGCGAGCttgagctgcagcttttcccGGTGTCCACCCACGCAGGGATGAGCCCCGTGTTACCGCTCGGCCTCAGGATGTGGGCGAGGGCCGTTTGCAGCCGGGGGGatctccccctgccctgggctgagtgCCCCGGACTGGACCGTGACCTCGGTGTGGTGATGTCGCTGTGAGCCGAGTTCCTCCCCTGCGGGGGCGCCTTCCTGCTCCCGGGCAGCCAGGGCCGGCCGGTGCCCGGGGCAGAGCGTGAGAGCCAGGGCctccccccgcgcccccgggGCGCTCGGTGGGTTCGGCAGCCGTGCGAGCAGAGGCAGCGGGCTCTGGGTTGCGGCCTGGTAGAGGGGGACTCGTGGGTCGGCCGTGGTGTCCCCACGCAGGGCACGGCTGGAGGGGAAAGTGGGACTCCCCGTAGTGGCCTGGGACAGCGGGATCCCTCCAAAGGGGCAGCAGGGGGAGccgagccagggctgggctgaggggctgggcagggagagcagggccccGGGGGGTTTGGGcaggggcagtgcaggggctcggtggggctgagggcagcaggggcaggggctggtgcGGGAGGGAGGGGCAGGACCTGGCCTAGGGGCAGGGCGAGCCTGGGCCGAGGGCTGGCGGGCACTGGGTGAGGGtgtggggcacagggggtgcggggcgggggggctggtgctgctgtggctcctgctgagctgtgcccgtGCTGTTGCAGGTGATGGGCATGGTCCGCGTGCCCCTCTACACCCAGAAGGATCGCATGGGCGGGCTGCCCAACTTCCTGGCCAACTCCTTCGTAGGAACCGCCAAGTTCCAGCTCCTGTTTGCCCTGAAGATCCTGAACATGGTGCCGGAGGAGAAGCTGGCCGAGGCGGTGGCTGCCACGCAGAGGCCGAAGAAGGGGGCCCTCGACCACGCCggaggggcagcaggacacCTGTCTGCCCACAAGGCGGGCAACGAGCTGGCTAGAGCGGGCAACGAGCTGGGAGAGAGGGCAGAGCACGCGGGCATGATGCACGCGGGGGCCGAGCAGCATCTGGTGGGGCTGGAGGGCGAGGCCGAGGcgctggagcagcaggtggggctgggcGCCGATGcgctggcagagcagggcgAGGGCATGGAGTGACGCCGCCGTGTTGGCGCTCAATTAAAAGTGGGTGAGCTGAGAGACTTCTAACTTTCTGACCCGTGGCTGGCTGCAGTGGCTGCCCGTGCGATCCCACTGCCCAGCCGGGAGGGGTTGGGTTTGTCTAAAGCAGGGAAAAGcgattttatttttatggccATTAAACTCTTAGCGAGCTTCCCAGATCaacctgcacagcccctgcagagaGTTCATGTGCTTACGTGAGGGCGCCAGAGCCTTAGAATAACGCTTTGATTTCAGGGACACGCTGCTGCTGTCAGGTCCCCCTTTCATTTGTAAGGAACAAAACatctaattttttaaatgccCCGTCTTGACTTGGacgtggctgtgctggcactgggcacagctgagccctggggctTCTGGTCCAGCACCTCTGCCCATGTTAGCGACCAGGCTCCCGCTCGGGGTGCTGGCACAATGGGGCAGCGTGCCGTGAATTCCCTCTGGGGCGCTGGGGATGCTCATGTGGGTCCCTACCTGGAGATCTGtgggagcaggaaagcagaataAATGGCTTTGCTGAAAGTTTAACACTTGGGATCGTTCTTGAGGGCTGGTGCAGAGCTGGCGGTGACCCcgagctggggaggggcagcatgggggagcacagggggcagaggtggggctggggctgagggtggCACGGGAGGTGGGGGCTGGCTCGGATGCTGCACCACTACAGCCCGCGAGAGTTTGGGTTGCTCCAGAAGGGCTcgtgctccccagggctccaggcaggggctgggggcagcttgtcccaggtGCAGGAGCACCTCCCGAGCATGGGCTGTGCCTGAGGGGCCTTGGTCCTGGCTGAAGTGGGCACAGGCAGCGAGGAGCCCAGCGCTGCAGCGGCATCAGGCCCTGGCCCTTGCAGCTGAGCCTTAGGAAAACCCACCCCTCCTGCAGTCCTGTTGGAAGGGCAGGCCCAGCCCTGGTGGAGCTGAttccccttccctgtgccccccCTCCCtggcttggagcagcagcagctcccccaggatgcccccagccccacagaaaAGGGTCTGTGGTGAccctgctgtggggcagagcaCAAGCAGCTGGTCAGAGGCGGATtctctgcagggacagacaACTCAAAAAAGAGGTTTGGTTTAATTGAAGATGTTTAGCAAGAGGTTCTTCAATAAATAATGGGCTACGGTGGGGACAGGGCTGACACCTCAGGACAGGTGGTGGGAGGACACACAGACCAGTCACAGCTCCCTCGGGATGTGCTCGAGTGGTGGAGTTGGGTTGTGTAAGGGGCAGGGGAGAAACTggggacacagacacacatcagccccaggcaggcaggagagaagaGCTTCATTCTGGTCCAGAGAAAGCAAGTGCTGAGAAAAAATGGGCTTGGGCTGCTAAAGAAACTCAACCAAGAGCTGTGTTAAGTAAAAGTGGATAAGCAAAAATACCCCGCTCTGGTAacagctgaggctggaagggtGGCAGGGGCCCTGAGgaggcactggggctgcagtggagctgcctgcccagtgccactggcactgctgccctAGAGGGGAGCCAGCCATGACATGGGATGGAAGAGGCCCACCACgagggcagccctggccccttGCGTCTTGAAGGTCTCAGAGGCTGGCCTTTCCATCGCTGCCCTGTTTGACTCCTCATAAACACCTTTAGCTTGTCTTTAAGCCCCAGAAGGACCAGCACCTCCCAGAagagcctggtgctgctcccagccaccaAACATGCTGGCCCCTGAGgctgcctgctctccagcctggcaccaggcacagcagctcagctcctgcatcccacccCGGGGCTGGTCACTGGCAGGGCTCTCTGTGCCCATCCAGGCTGCAAGGTGCGTGTTGGCCCTTCTaaagcccagcctgagccctgtGTCACCCCCAgggcctgcccagcccctgccatagctggcagtgccagcccatCCAGGCCCTGCTCTGGCATGGATCCCTCTGCTCCAGTCCCAGTTAAAAAATAAGGTTGGAATAAGGAACATGGTGCTGAGCAAGGGAAGAGCCTTGGCCAGGGAAGGGGGATTTGCCATGGGAATATAGCAGGgcccctggcctggctgcacaTGAGCTACTCGGTGCAGCCAGAGAGTCCTGGACAGGACAGGGCAGCCTCTGAGAgactgcccagcacagcccaaagcAGGACACGGAGCAGCCGGGGCACTTTCCTCAGCAAGGGAAAGCTGTTGTGATCTGTGCACACATCCCACCCTCGAGATCCTGCAAAGCCCAGCCCGGTGCCAAGGAAGGGGAGAAGACACTacactcccagctcccctcccctgctgcattCCATCCTGGACAAAGGCAGAAAGATCTATACagtataatacatatatatttcaCTATGAAATAGCAATTTCATTCCCTGCCTTCTACTTTACGCATCCTGAATTATATGCTTTTTACATCACTCCAGagggctggtggggctgggtAGTTTCTCATGCGAGGCAGTTGCTCTCCCTGGAAGTTACCCACAGGACGCACCAGCAGCTGATGTGGCAGGACCTAAACATGATTcccattcctgcctttcccctgccccagctgcccccttccccagcagcaagGGCAGCCTCTGCCCCGGCAGCCAGGGCTCTCCCAGTCCATTGAAGAGGTTCCTCAGTGCACATCCACGaacctccctcagctgctctcgGCAGCTGCGGATGGagcgggagcagcagctgaacccCCCGACATGCCGGGTATGGGGAGGAGCAAACCGAGGCGAGGGAAGTGGCGGGGACGGTGCAGCATGCACGCAGCGGTGACACCGAGGGCCGCACAGCCAGGCCCGCCCCGCCCACGCGGGGAGCCGcggctgcagcccagggtgaAGTTCTACCAAAGGGCAGTCCCTGGGGAACAGCAATCCCATCCGGGGGCTGGGTCACCGGCCAAGAGCTGTCATCACTGGAACCAGTGCAGAGCCGGGTGTCAGGTGGAAGGAGAAACAATcctatggaaagaaaagagggcAGATGTTTTAGGGAAACACCTGGGGAAGGTGTGCTGGGGAGCCACTGTCCTGGAAGAGTCAGACACGTGCAatggcactggcagcactggggcttCCAGTCACTGTGCTGGGACTCTGAGGGCTCGGGCACTGTGggtcctggcagctgggagaaggaaagggacaGCAGGTTCCACCTGCCGTTGGGTTTGGGCTCCAGTAAACAAGgtcagaattttatttcccttcaaaTGAAACCTGCAGGAgttcagctgctggctggagctggagcacaggc
This genomic window from Motacilla alba alba isolate MOTALB_02 chromosome 14, Motacilla_alba_V1.0_pri, whole genome shotgun sequence contains:
- the NUDT16L1 gene encoding tudor-interacting repair regulator protein; translated protein: MAAVGTMAAMGPLPAMGTLPPLPTLGVPGVPELKPLTRYEAMRLGPGWSHSCHAMLYAPNPGMLFGRIPLRYAVLMQMRFDGLLGFPGGFVDRRYWSLEDGLNRVLGLGLGCVRLTEADYLCSHLTEGPHRVVAHFYARQLTLEELHTIEISAVHSRDHGMEVMGMVRVPLYTQKDRMGGLPNFLANSFVGTAKFQLLFALKILNMVPEEKLAEAVAATQRPKKGALDHAGGAAGHLSAHKAGNELARAGNELGERAEHAGMMHAGAEQHLVGLEGEAEALEQQVGLGADALAEQGEGME